The Malus domestica chromosome 13, GDT2T_hap1 genome includes a window with the following:
- the LOC114820721 gene encoding stem-specific protein TSJT1-like isoform X2, giving the protein MLAVFSSAIVSPPDELVAAGSRTPSPKITAASLVNRFVQTNVAAVSIQVGDDAQLAYSHSNESPLQPRSFAVKDEIFCLFEGALDNLGSLRQQYGLAKSANEVILVIEAYKALRDRAPYPPNHVVGHLSGNFAFIVFDKSTSTVFVASDQFGKIPLSWGITADGYVAFADDVELLKGACGKSLASFPQGCFYSTTVGGLRSFENPKNKITAVPATDEEIWGATFKVNKKSAYFSF; this is encoded by the exons ATGTTGGCTGTTTTCAGCAGCGCGATCGTGTCGCCGCCGGACGAGCTGGTGGCCGCTGGCAGCCGAACTCCGTCGCCTAAGATCACGGCGGCGTCGCTAGTCAACCGCTTCGTCCAGACCAATGTCGCCGCCGTCTCCATACAAGTCGGCGACGACGCTCAGCTGGCCTACAGTCACAGCAACGAGTCACCGTTACAGCCTAG GTCATTTGCAGTGAAGGATGAGATATTCTGCTTGTTTGAGGGAGCACTTGACAACTTGGGAAGTTTGAGGCAGCAATATGGACTAGCCAAGTCTGCAAATGAAGTGATTTTGGTGATCGAGGCTTACAAGGCCCTGCGCGATCGCGCGCCTTACCCGCCAAACCATGTTGTTGGCCATCTCAGTGGAAACTTTGCTTTCATAGTATTTGACAAGTCCACCTCAACCGTGTTCGTGGCATCT GACCAATTTGGCAAGATTCCGCTCTCGTGGGGAATTACTGCTGATGGATATGTGGCCTTTGCTGATGATGTAGAACTGCTTAAGGGTGCTTGTGGCAAGTCGCTTGCTTCATTCCCGCAAG GATGTTTCTACTCCACGACGGTTGGAGGACTGAGAAGCTTTGAGAATCCTAAAAATAAGATCACTGCTGTGCCTGCTACTGATGAAGAGATATGGGGTGCAACATTTAaggtaaataaaaaaagtgCTTATTTTTCGTTTTAG
- the LOC103453078 gene encoding nuclear transcription factor Y subunit C-3-like has translation MDQQGHGHPATMGVAGTAAQASYGVNPYGSVGMMQSPTQPAGSAASSQLAQHQLAYQHIHQQQQQQLQQQLQKFWGEQHKEIDQTNDFKNHSLPLARIKKIMKADEDVRMISAEAPVIFARACEMFILELTMRSWNHTEENKRRTLQKNDIAAAITRTDIFDFLVDIVPREDLKDEVLASIPRGGNPPVGGPSDGVPYYYMPPQHASQVGAPAMIVGKPVMDQNLYGQQAHPYIAQPTWPQQQQHPHDDLE, from the coding sequence ATGGATCAGCAAGGACATGGGCATCCAGCAACTATGGGAGTGGCTGGAACTGCAGCTCAAGCATCATATGGTGTGAACCCGTATGGATCAGTTGGGATGATGCAATCTCCTACTCAGCCAGCAGGTTCTGCCGCCTCTTCTCAGCTTGCACAACACCAGCTAGCTTATCAGCACATCCACCAGCAGCAACAACAGCAACTGCAGCAACAACTCCAAAAATTTTGGGGAGAGCAGCATAAAGAAATTGATCAAACTAATGATTTCAAAAACCATAGTTTGCCATTGGCCAGGATTAAGAAGATTATGAAGGCGGATGAGGATGTGAGGATGATATCAGCCGAAGCTCCTGTCATATTTGCTAGGGCCTGTGAGATGTTCATTCTAGAGTTGACAATGCGGTCTTGGAATCACACAGAGGAGAACAAAAGAAGAACACTGCAAAAGAATGACATTGCAGCAGCAATTACGAGGACTGATATATTTGACTTTCTGGTTGATATCGTCCCAAGAGAGGATTTGAAAGACGAGGTACTTGCATCAATCCCAAGAGGTGGGAATCCCCCAGTTGGGGGTCCATCTGATGGTGTTCCTTACTATTACATGCCTCCTCAGCATGCTTCGCAGGTTGGTGCTCCGGCGATGATAGTGGGAAAGCCTGTGATGGATCAGAATCTCTATGGCCAGCAGGCACATCCGTACATTGCTCAACCAACATGGCCACAGCAACAACAGCATCCGCACGACGACCTTGAGTAA
- the LOC114820721 gene encoding stem-specific protein TSJT1-like isoform X1: MLAVFSSAIVSPPDELVAAGSRTPSPKITAASLVNRFVQTNVAAVSIQVGDDAQLAYSHSNESPLQPRSFAVKDEIFCLFEGALDNLGSLRQQYGLAKSANEVILVIEAYKALRDRAPYPPNHVVGHLSGNFAFIVFDKSTSTVFVASDQFGKIPLSWGITADGYVAFADDVELLKGACGKSLASFPQGCFYSTTVGGLRSFENPKNKITAVPATDEEIWGATFKVEGPSVFAATK; this comes from the exons ATGTTGGCTGTTTTCAGCAGCGCGATCGTGTCGCCGCCGGACGAGCTGGTGGCCGCTGGCAGCCGAACTCCGTCGCCTAAGATCACGGCGGCGTCGCTAGTCAACCGCTTCGTCCAGACCAATGTCGCCGCCGTCTCCATACAAGTCGGCGACGACGCTCAGCTGGCCTACAGTCACAGCAACGAGTCACCGTTACAGCCTAG GTCATTTGCAGTGAAGGATGAGATATTCTGCTTGTTTGAGGGAGCACTTGACAACTTGGGAAGTTTGAGGCAGCAATATGGACTAGCCAAGTCTGCAAATGAAGTGATTTTGGTGATCGAGGCTTACAAGGCCCTGCGCGATCGCGCGCCTTACCCGCCAAACCATGTTGTTGGCCATCTCAGTGGAAACTTTGCTTTCATAGTATTTGACAAGTCCACCTCAACCGTGTTCGTGGCATCT GACCAATTTGGCAAGATTCCGCTCTCGTGGGGAATTACTGCTGATGGATATGTGGCCTTTGCTGATGATGTAGAACTGCTTAAGGGTGCTTGTGGCAAGTCGCTTGCTTCATTCCCGCAAG GATGTTTCTACTCCACGACGGTTGGAGGACTGAGAAGCTTTGAGAATCCTAAAAATAAGATCACTGCTGTGCCTGCTACTGATGAAGAGATATGGGGTGCAACATTTAag GTGGAAGGGCCATCAGTTTTTGCAGCCACAAAGTAG